The genomic DNA TAGTGGGttgtgacttcattttttttagagAATTTCCTGGCCATGGTAAAACATGAATGGCCCTCTAGTGGTGTTTGTTTTAGGGGCACTTAGACAATAACAATTCTGGTCTTCCTTCCCAGATGTGTAACAATTTTAGCAAGTGTGAAAACAGCAAGGAGGTACTGGCAGAAAACAACCTGAATCTTCCAAAGATGGCAGAAAAAGACGGATGCTTCCAATCTGGGTTCAATCAGGTACGAACTCATCACTTTCAGTTTCAGCTATTCCTTAGGCAAAAGTTCTCCCTCTTGCATGCAGTGCCTGTATACATATAGACCAAGCAGGCAACAAAGAGGGGGACAGATGTAAGGAACATCATGTAAATTTCATGAGGATGTCAACTTAAagctttttaaaggaaacttgTCTTTGAACAGCATGGTCAGAGATGGCCCCCAAGTGTTGGGATTTTCATGACTGTCAAACATTAGAAACCCCAGTAGGTTTAGCTAGTTCATCTGGTAAGATGATCCAGGagctttcttctctttggttGCCCTTGGCAGAGTCCAGGTCTGCCCTCCCTGCTGAGGTCATTCTCTCCACCCTTCTCCGTCCAGATAGTGAGATAACCTACACTGGCTTCCGATCACTCTGTAAAAAGAGGTTTCAGCCCAACATTGACAAGGGCAGAAGTGCAGCCAGAGGGAAGAACATTAAGGGGAGAATCAAAAATGTCACATTCTAACATCTGTTAGGCTCTAGGTAAAATTAAGTGGTGTCTTTGATTGTCCAGATATTTAAAATGGGGCAGCTAATGCTGCCCAATGTCTCAAAACATGATGCCTAAGAAGTACTTGAATTTCCTtggaggagcagaaggaaaagttACTGAATTACAGCAATTTTAACACcgttaattttaatgtaatcagTTATATCTTCCTAGCAATAACCAATTTTCCCACCATCTTTCCTCTTAGGAGACCTGCCTGATGAAAATCACCACTGGTCTTTCGGAGTTTCAGATATACCTGGAGTACCTCCAGAACGAGTTCAAGggtgaaaaggaaaacatcaagactATGCAGATCAGTACCAAAGTCCTGGTCCAGATCCTGATGCAAAAGGTGagtgtgtcctcatctcctcacCTGGCGTGGGGAAGAGAGGCACAAAGAAAGCAGCCTAGATAACTCAGGAATGCAGAGCCAATTTAAAAGAGATGGCCACATGTAAACGAAAAGATCTGAGAAATATTTCCTGATAGTTAAAACTTTTTTTGGCTCTCTTCTGCAAAAGACATCAATAACTGTATTTTAAACTGTTAAATGAGGTGGATTTTAACATCGACTTCTAATAGcttaggaaataagaaaaaaatatctgtaCAGGCAGAAGGAAGCATATCCAACCCTGCTCAGGGATCCATGATATCAAAGAACAGAgagcacaaaaattattttaatattttaatcatttccaAGTGACCTTCTTGTCATTATGGTAGTTTCAACTCTTTTCCCCTACTTTTTGCCAGAAGAGTTAATGCAGAGAAATGGCCAAAGGCTAAAAGCTGGAAGAGAAGGTATCAAGGGCTTTGGTCACCATGAGCTAGCCACTCAAATGCCACTCAATGGAGGCTTGAAGTCACAGCATGTGGATGAGCCAAACAAAGCCACATGAGAAGGGCCTAGACAGAGAGGCGGGCACATTCGGGCTAATTTTGCCTCTGCCTTTTCTGCTTTTTGCCTTAAACCATGGCTTCTCCCACTTTAATGTGCACATGAATCCCTTGGGAATCCTGTTACAATGCAGAGTTTCATTCAGCAGGTTTGTGGCGAAACctcaaatttgcatttctaacaagctccaggtGATGCTCATGCTGCAGTGCTCTAGGACCATACTTAGCGGCGCAAGTCCTTCCCCAGTTAATTATCCCCATGTCAGTGTGTCTATGGAAAGGTATTTCCCAGTCCTCTCTACAGCAGTAGGTCAGTGGACTCTCAATAGATGCTGGGCTGCGGGGTGAGaatgaaacaacagaaaaatattagagTTAGAGGCCAGTGAAGAATCCTTTAAAATAGGTTTTAACTATAGCTtcttcattcatctattgaatttcaactatgtgccaagcactgtttagGATAATAGAGTCAAAGACAAATAAGATACTGTGGCTGCCCTCAGGATGTTTACGGTCCAATGGAGACAGAGCAGCAAGGAGATGATTGGAATTCAGTTGCTAAGAAAGGGCCTCCCACACAGGGTGGGCTCGGAGGAGAAGCACCTCCTCCTATCTGGGCAAGTCAGGGCAAGTAGCCCCATTAAATCTCCTTCACCCCAAATTTGAACATCTTCCCACAGCCCAGAGCATCCCTCCACTGAAAAGGATTTgttcaatatttaaataattctttttgttttcttttctcttcagatGAAGAATCCAGAAGTAACCACCCCTGACCCAACTGCAAAAAGCAGCCTGCTGGCTAAGCTGCATTCACAGAATGAGTGGCTGAAGAACACAACAACTCACCTCATCCTTCGAAGCCTTGAGGATTTCCTGCAGTTCAGCCTGAGAGCTGTTCGGATAATGTAACCTTGGCATCTAAGATTGTTGTAGTTCATGGGCATTCCTTCCTCTGGTCAGAAACCTGTCCACTGGGCACATAACTTATGTTGTTCTCTATGAAGAACTAAAAGTATGAGCGTTAGgacactattttaattatttttaacttattgatatttaaatatatgatattgagttaatttatataagtgatagatatttatatttttatgaagtgccacttgaaatattttatgtattagttttgaaaagataatgtaAAATGGCTATGCAGCTTCAAAGTCCTCATTGTTTCAGAGCCGGATCATTTCTTGGAATGCGTAGGCTTACCTCAAGTAAATTGCTaacttatacatatttttaaaggaaatatttatattgtatttatataatgtttaaattgtttttataccaataaacaccttttaaaaaaaattagcaactaAGCCTCTGTGTGTCTTATGAAGCTTAATATGAACAAGTTTCTGTTACCAgtaccaccaccaaaaaaaacctGCAATCACCTGGAAAAaggtatacagtcatgtgtcacttaacagggatatgttctgagaaatatgtcagGGGTTTTCgctgttgtgcaaacatcataaagtgtacttacacaaacctagatggtataacctgtTACACatttaggctatatggtactaatcttatgggactactgtcTTATAAGTGGTCAGTCCATCATTGtccgaaacatcattatgcgtCACATGATTAATTGAacacctactgcatgccaggcaccatgttaAATGTGTTGCATTGATCATATCATTTAATCTCACACTTGCACACTCTTACAGATGTGGGAAAGTAAGTGATTTCCCTAAGTAACTTAGCTGAAAGGTAAGACACAGGCCCAGGTTGAAATCCAGGTCTACCTGCCTCCAGGCACCTTACCCTTAAATTTTAGGTCCCATTACCCACCAGGGAACTAAGAGAtgatgtagaaaatcccaagacaTGTTAATACAGGGAATACATTTAAAGATGCAATCAAAAGCCTTTGAGATGATACAACCACTTGTATAAGACATAGCGATGTGCAAGCttccaaataaaaactagaagttctgcctccctcctccaagTTCCTCATACAATTCCTCATACACTACACATACCTGTCTGTCATGGCACCTACCACATTGTATCACATCTCAAAATTGATGGGTTTTTCTTTCCAGCCAGCATGTGTGTTCCTCAAGAAGGCAGACTCTATtgtattcatctttgcatcttgGGCCCATAGCCCAGAACCTGAACATAGGAGgcctcaacaaacatttgttgattgaAGAAAGCATACATAGATGATCAAATATAAGACATCTTAATTCTTGGGGACATAATACTGTTGGTCAATGAGTGGGGAAATTACAAATACTTTGTACTTATGTATCTTCATCTTAAGGAAAAATACCAAGAGTTAGAAAGAAACAATCTAAGAACTTCCAGAGAAGGCAATAAATAGTCAGTGCATGTATGTCtacctctcttttcttttgcacCAGCAGTATTCTTTGTTTGCCCTTCTCTCCTGGCCCTGTCGAGAGTGGTGGTGAGAGAGGCAATCTGCATAACCACGCACAGTCCTTCCATCCCACTTCAACACTAGGTTGGGAATTTAGTAAAGATTTCCCCTTTTCAACCCCAGCAATATAAAAGTTCTGTCTTCTAAGAAAGCTTTCCTCACCCTAACCACTATAGACCTCTTCCTCCAGCAGAGTGGTTCTGAGCAAGGGAAAGTCCATAGAGGTCAAGAATTGAGAGAAGCTAAGCAAGAGCCACATACTCTGATTTTCTAGAAACTGTGCATCACAAGTGGGCTTCCCAAAATTAACCTAATCAAATAACAATGAGAAATAGCAGTCAACTAATGCATCCattcttcaaacaaaaatatGTTGAGCACCATATATGTCAGGTAATGCTGAGGATGCAGAGGTGAATAAGCTAGACGTGGCCCTGGCTGTCATGTGGCTTACACTATGGCAAGGAAGACAGACATTGAACAAAGAACATAAGTGTGATGAGGTTTACAAGAGAGAAATGTGAGGTGCACTGAGAACCTATACTAGGGGCACTAGAAGCAGGGGGACCTAACTAAGCCTGGGTAGGGCAGTCATGGAGGCTTCCTTGAGAGAGTAAAGTTTTGGCTGAGATGTGAAACATACATGGGAATTAGTCAGGCCAAGATAggtgggaagagcattccaggcagagggaacaacgtGTGCAAACGTCTGAATCAACAAAGAGCACACTATGGTTGAGACAATAAAAACTACATTATATCCAGTGCACAAAGGACATGAGGGAAGGTGGTTGagagggggtggagagggaggctAGGATCAGATCATTCACAGCATCAGAAGTCATATTAAAAATGTTGGAATTTATTCCATATATGGTGAGAAGGCATTGACAGATTTTAAGAAGTAGAATAACATatgagatttacattttaatataatcacTCAAGTTTCAGGGTGGAGAACGGAGAATGGAGAATGGCTAGAGGAGAGAAGGCAATGGTAGCCATCAACAAAAGATAGCTAGGAGCTGGTTCCGTAGGTTTTGGTGATTAGTGACAAAGATTCAGGAATTtcagaggacactgaggctttGAGAGAGGGAAGAAGTAGGGGTTGGATGGAAGAATAAAGCACAGAGAATTTTGGATttgaatgtattcatttattcaaatattctctgAAGAACTGCATTGTGCTAGAttctctgctgggccctggggatatAATGACGAATCAGACAGACTAGGTCACTTCTCtccaggagcttacagtctaggggaaacaattaaagaaataacTACTATGCTATATGCTAAGTATGTGTGCTACTATTacgagttgaattgtgtcccctaaaaagatatgctgaagtcctaacccccagtacctgtgaatgtgaactTACTTGGAAATAACATCCTTTCAGATGTAATCAAGATAAGATGAGGTTATTAGGGtgggccttataagaagagacgaGATACAGAGGGACACAGAGGGGAGAAGTCcatatgaagatggaggcagatatTGTAGAGATGCAGCTACAAAGCAAGTAATACCAAGGATTGCAGATAACCTCCAGAAggttggaagaggcaaggaaggagcctCCCTCGGAGCCTTCAGAAAGAGCTTGGCCCTGCTCACACTGATTTTAGatatctagcctccagaactatgaaagagtaaatttctgtttttctaagcCACCCGGTTTGTGtccatttgttacagcagccctaggaaaccactaTTGCTATTATGGCAGTGCACAGTGGGAGAGTCTAGTCTATAGCAGAGGgctcaggaaaggcttcccagaagaaatgacatttaagtTCATATCAAAAGAATGTATAGGATTCAGCCAGTTGGAGAGGTAACGAAAGTGTTTCAAGCAGTGagcagagcatgtgcaaaggctcagaggcaggaaagagcatGTTGGAGGAACTGAAGGAATCCTTAATAGCTAAAGCACTAAGAGGGAAGTGAAGTAGTAGAAATGAAGCTAAAGCCATCAGGTCCAAGTTATGAAAGAGCACAGaggatgaattaaataaaatcattaataaaacagaaagataaagagCCACTTTCTGGTAAAGAGTTTTTGATTTGggggttttcttgtttgtttgctttttaaatgctgaagatttttttcagtttcttctggTGGCAGAGGGTAAGGAGGTTGGGATCTAGGGGTAGTATCTAGAAGAGATCCAGTTTTCTGTAGCAGTTTCCAGCAAAAGGGCAGACAGTGCCAGGGAAGCGAGAGGCAAAAAGAGTAAATGATAAGGAACACCTGTGGCAGAGATGACTCAGGAACTCCAGACACTGTGATGTCTAGCggcatattttaatttatcttctctctcactcATCAAACT from Equus quagga isolate Etosha38 chromosome 8, UCLA_HA_Equagga_1.0, whole genome shotgun sequence includes the following:
- the IL6 gene encoding interleukin-6: MNSLFTSTVTPVAFSLGLLLVMATAFPTPLPLGEDETTSNGPLLTTADKTKQHIKYILGKISALKNEMCNNFSKCENSKEVLAENNLNLPKMAEKDGCFQSGFNQETCLMKITTGLSEFQIYLEYLQNEFKGEKENIKTMQISTKVLVQILMQKMKNPEVTTPDPTAKSSLLAKLHSQNEWLKNTTTHLILRSLEDFLQFSLRAVRIM